ACAGCCAGCCCAGGGGAGCTCAGGTCAATCTCCACCTGGCGAGGAGGCGGCCTGTCGTTCCAGGATGGCGGGAGTTTGGAAGTATAAGACATGAGCTCCGTTTTGCCCTGGGATCCAGCCGCCCTCCGATGACACACTTCGTCCTGTGGCCTTGGAGAGTGCTGATCTGTTGAAGCGGTTCAGTCAAGCTCCTTCTGGTGGATTAGCCAGGGCAGGCTTGTAGCCTCTGTTAATGTTAGCTCAGGTAGTAAACATGTGAGGCCACGTAGAGCCGTTATCCACTGACCTGAGTCTCTGCAGTCCGACCAGGTGTGCTGTGACGACAGCCGCTGCTTGTCCCTACAGTCGTCAGGGTGGTCTGGTGCTCTGTCCTGTCAATCAAATACGAGGCGTGCTCTGCGGGGTTTTCGAGAGCCCTGTTATGCTTTTACATCAAAATAGCAGGCTATTTAAAGCTGTGAATTCTAGCTGGCTGGCAGTGTGAATGTACATCCACAGATGTCTAAATTCAACAGACAAGTTACTCTTTTTCGCCTTTCTTGTGGTTTGATTTGGCTACGAATTCATTGTACATTTCTGAAAATCTTCCCAcctaacacaggaacacacaaaaACCAGCAATGAGATACAAAATTGTCCTGACATTTAATTCCGTTCTCAGTCTTGAGTCATGGCCATTTCTAAATTTGTCAGGGAAACATTGTCATCTGGTGGTGCAAACATGCATTACATCAGAAACCTGTACAGGCATGATTATGTTCTTTATTCCTGGTTCTTATAttccttttttctttattttacatGTCCTCTAtgttacaaatatatatttttttcagttAATAGTGAACTAATTTACAATGATGCTTTATTTTAACacagaaaataaacaaataacatTTTCTTCCATGCAAAGCTTAAAGAGATTGTGTTTATTTTTCTAACAATATAAAAACGCCCACCTCTTTAAATGgcacatttccccccccccttacagaAACAAGACGTCTTGAGTGATTTCAACAAGGACGTGTGGATCACACAGTTTACAGAAAAGTGATTATTTTGGTGACTCGATAAGAGCGAGGACAGACAATTTGCTGATGTAGCAAGACAAGTTAGTAAACCCCATTTCCCCATCCCACCAGTTCAAGCACAAACTTCAAACCCCCTCAGTGCAATCTGAGATACAGGTGATATGACAGTACATGCATGATAAAAGATGactggaaaaaaaacaatgcCACCATTCCTGTGGTGACTTAAAAGGCTATAGGAACACATACAGCATTCTGACAGGGTGCCAGCAATGGCGATGATGACCTAGAAGGTGGGGGTGTCTAAAAGGGTCAATTTCATGGCATTGCAAAATAATAGGAGAcatgtaaaacaaaacaaaaccttaGTGACAGGAACCCTGGTGAGGTAGACATTGCTCGAGCTTAGATCTAGAAGCGGATTGGTCGTCCACTACAGAGAACTGAAAACATAGGTCACGTTTCCTGTCCCCATCTTCAACCGAGCCATCTGATTGGTTGTGGATTTTCCACAGTTTAAACCTGTTCCTTCTACACTACTGCTCTCTTCACTACACCTATGAGCAGGGGAAAGTGGGCGGGACAATAGAAGTAGGCTAACAGGTACAGGGAATATGAATGGGCCTTGAGCCCAAAGCACACAGCGTTGCCTATTATGTGTACTGTGCGTCGTCACCGGGTGTGGCCTTACAAAAAGACGTTTGAAGTGTATCTGTATGAGCCGGTGTAAGAACGTGTATGTCTCTGGCCGTGTGCTCTGGACTCCAGCCACATCCCAACCTCCAGGGaggcagggtcagaggtcaaaggaggtctctccctcttccaaacCATAACATGGTGACTCTTCATGAAGTTTCTCTCCGAAAGCTCGCATTATGCTGCCAAAAgactgatatatatatatatatataatatgctGTGAGCAATCATGGCCGACAACTACACTTGGTTCAAAATCCCATTTACTGTCCTATGGCAAACACTGAAGGGTTAGCAGAGATACACCTGAATATCTGTACCTCTAACCTGAATAGCGTTTCCTATGTTGGACTCTTGACAGCATAAACTAGCCAACACAAACAGGCCTAATTCCAGTCCAGTCTCTCTATCACATCCCTATCCCTGGAGCCTTCCCGACCTCTCCATATCTTATGGTGGAGAAGGACAACAAGGACTCCAGTGGCGGATTTAATTAGGTTAAATTACACATCATTATAATCGACAACTGACTTTAGGCTTCATCGTTGGGCTGTAAGGAAGATGTCTGGATCAAACTAGCTGCTCAATCTGTCAATGGAAGATTTGTcacgaaaaaagaaagaaaaaagaacttTATGAGGCGGTCTCACACCCTGAGCCCCAGAACCGGTCCAATGCCCAGAGCGAGGGAGCTGGTCCAGTTCAGAAAGCCTTCTTCTCCAGCCGGTCCAGGATGAGCTGGATCCTCTTCACGGCCTCCTTGCGGGCCAGCCTGACCGTGTCCAGTCCCTGCGTCTCCACAGAgtccagctccagcagctcctTGGTCAGCAGTTCCTCCAGGTACCGGTAACTCTTGTCCGATTTTTTGCCCACAAACTCATCAACGTCCTCCTGGAGCAGAAGCACCCGAGCCATGATCTGCTGGACCTTGGCCAGGCTGGGGTTGTCGCTCAGGGGCTGGGGCCCTATGGGGCCCTGCGGCTGGGGTGGAGCTTGGGGGCCtaggggctgaggggctgggccACAGGGTGAAGGCTCACCCTGGGATGGCCTAGGCTCCGTCTGTCCGCTCCCCTTCACCGTTCTGTTGTACATCTGGGGCGGGGAGCTGAAGTCTACAGGTTTCCCGTtgggggggtttggggagggTGCCGGCCTGGGTTTGGGGCCCACTTGTGGGGCTCGTTGGTGCTGGTGTGGCTGAGGTCCTGTGTAGTGTTGGTCCTGACGCATTAAAAGAAGAGAAAGGAAGTTACAAAAGAAGGAAGTGTTAGAATTAATATTGGatcaaattcaatttgaaagacCTTGACCCTCTAAAACCCTTTCTGgctcattccccccccctcacgcATTTACAGTAATAAGAGTGGTCTGAAAACAGGAGTTGGCTGTAACAAAGGGCTTGGCTTCCTAAGAGCTCTCACCTTGGGTTGGTACGGTGGGGGGGCTCCGGTGCCGGTCCCAGGCCAGGCTGGGGGCTGTGCAGGACGCACTGGGTTCCCATAGTGGCTGTGGGCGGGCTGGGTGCCAGGCGGCCACTGCTGctgcggctgctgctgctgcgggTGCTGCTGCGGGTGCTGCTGTGGGTGCTGCTGTGGGTGCGAGGGCCCGTATGCACCAGGGTGGGCCCAGGCCTCAACCTGGGACCTGGGGTGAAGACCCTGCCCAGCAGGGTATGGTGGGTTTTGGGGCAACGCGTGACTCCCTTCCCCGTAGTGGGGATAAGACCCAGGAGGATATCCAGGACCCTGTAGAGAGGGGTACATGTTACAGAGGCAAGGTCTGTTGCAAGGTCTCCTTGAGGTACAAAAGGTCAGAGAGCTCATTTTATGTTGAGCAGGTTCAAAACACAAGAGATAAGATCGAACAACTGCTGTACAGCAAAAGCAGACTCTCAAACAGGAAAAACAGTTGTTGTATATCATGTCATAAGGGCCTACTTATATATTGATCAATATGGATAAATATAGTAACACGAAGACCACCACATAACAATATGAAAATACCAATGGATAACATAAGGTAATATAGTCATCTACTGATTGAGATTAACAAGTGCAAATAGTCAACCCTTCCATGACTTCCATCCCTTCCACACTACTCAACATATCAGACCAGTGTTAGGAAGAACATACCCCTTGACAGTGTGGAGCGGGgtagtggtggtgatggtggtgttggccGTGTGATTGCCCGGAGCCCCCTGTGCTCTGCTCCGGCCCTGGGCAGCCTTGGCATTGGGCAGGGTACGGCCCTGGCTGCTGCCCTGGAGGCATCTGGTCGGCGCAGTAGAAAGGGTTGGACGGGTGGAAAGCGTTCTGCGAATACTGGCCCTGACCAGGGCTGTACACATGGCCGCTAGGATAGGTTGGCATTGCCTTATGAAAAAGGAAAATAAGAGGTGAGGAAAGGGgcagagaaaaggagacagagaaaagttACGAGAATGAGATAGTGAGGGACGAatggagagagatcgagagagagaatgattgtCATTTCTGTGGGTCTGAATAGAGGTGTCAGAGAAAGGCGACGGCACTTAAGAGTCTTTGGATAAGCCTTGCTGTGACATAACATGATGGCGTACCTGGGGATTGTAAGGAGGCTGTGGATCTGATCCCGAGGCAGGATAGGCATTAGCATAGTGCCCTGTGCAATGGGACTGGGGGTACCAGTAGTTTGAAGGGTACCCAGGATATTGTGAAGCGTCCTAAAAACACAACATTAGAGGCCATAGACGATAATGGAATAGCTTGTTTTCGTAAGATTTTCTGAGAGTATGTAACATCATTTGTTAATGGGCTGAACTCTGAAATGGTTGCCGAACTGTGTGAAATTTGTTTCTGGGGGAATGTTTAATTAATTCATATTTATAGTCTTAGCCTACTAGTAGCTACTGACAATGTGTTCCGCATACAGAATGTAGCTATAGAAGACTGACTAATTACGACTTCTACACTGATCTTTTATAAACTAAAAGATCTGCTGGAATATTATTGCCCATAATGTGTTATGTAGTCACGTCAGGAGAAAACGTGCAATAAAGCAAAAGTGCCAGCTCGCCAGCATGCTATTATATAAGCATCCATGAATGggtgctagctagcttgcaaaatAGCTGTAGTGCtacactagctagctagataagaAAGGATTAGGCTAATTTCTTGCTAGCTGTCTATAGTACGATTTTAAATTGTTTGCTGAGATGGCTTTAGTTTCATTCAGTACAATTGAGAGCTTAGTATAATCAACTTTCGATATCCACTTACCATAGCGTTATTCCAGTTGACGTTATTATTTTCCGAGTTGTAATTCGCAGGCCAGGCGGACTTGGGAGTGGACTGCATTTGATGATGATGCATCACTCGACTGTCCCTTGTACTCCTATCATTTTACATGAAAAAATACACCTTTATTGAATTTGGTATCAATAAGATAGCCCTGACCTGTAAAACCAATGTGTTGGTTTAATCAAAAGTACAGATTCTTTTAGGTGATGTAATGTGCAGGAAATGTTTAAGTTCTAGTATAACAGTGAGGTACTGTCACTTTAATTTCTATATGTGCGTCATAGAATTGAGTCCTGTTTGGCCAATAGGCATTCAGATTTAACAGCTAATTGCGTCCAGTGCATCTTTTTATCCAATAACAATGGAGGAACGCGGAAATCGAAATAAGACTCCAATGGACGTTTTTAATCAATGTCCAACAAAATTCGTTGATAATATACATTACTTCGTGGTTTAATGTATTTATATCTCTACATACATTAATAGCAAACATTATAACTCTCAATGGCGATAAAGAAAAAAGTGATTGAGAGGTTAAAATTCCACAGGAAGTCTTTCTGAAGTGTACTCATGTGCTTCCTGTTGGGATACTTCACATACAAAATTCATGGCTTGATAACATAAAGATACAAAGATTATAATTGCAGACATAATTACACACGCTCAAAATGAATTACATGCCGGGGACAGCGAGTCTAATCGATGATGTCGATAGTAAGTTGGGATGTTGCAGACACCGTGGAACGATGTTCAAAACCAGATACTTAGCTATGGGTTGTTGATCATTTTGACTGACTTGACAACGTGCGTGTATAATTATAATGGTCTAGGGCGACCTTGCAACATTGTATCACAAAGGTTTGGGTACACTAGGGATCGTTTACGTTGTATATCTAGGTTGTAAATAGATTAATTTTCTCTCTTGCAGAAAAACACCTTGTACTGCTCCGTGATGGAAGAACGCTGATTGGGTATCTCCGAAGCATTGACCAGTTTGGTATGTCAAGTTAACTATTTGGCTGCACTCCCCGCAATTGTAACGTTTCATGTAGAAGATATAAACTATATCTAAATCTCACAAAATATGAGTTCTCAAAAAAAGGCGATGTGATGCTGAATTTTTGCGGATACTTGCTGCTCCGTAACTCTTGGATTCTTTTGCAGCCAATCTAGTTTTCCACCAAACTGTGGAGCGCATCCATGTGGGGAAAAAGTTTGGAGATATTCCTCGAGGAATATTCATTGTGAGAGGAGAAAATGTTGTCCTTCTCGGGGAGATAGTAAGTATCCACAATAACCACGAAGTCGCCATTTTATGTGTATTGTGTATGATTCCCTCACCTCACATTGCTGCACCTCATGGCATTCAGTGTGGCTACATTATACACCTGAATAGATATACAGTTAGTATACTTATACATATCCCTGCATGGGATACAAAAAAAATGTTACTCTGTGTGACCAGGACTCCCATCTTTTCCCAGGACATGGACAAGCCATGCGACACAGTACTACAGCAGGTGTCCATAGAGGAGATCTTGGAGGAGCAGCGATCGCAGCAGCAGGCCAAGCAGGAGACGGATAAGGTGAAGATGCAAGCCCTGAAGGATAGAGGCCTGTCCGTTCCCAAAGCAGACAACCTGGATGAATACTGACACTACCTTAATTGCTCTTAGTTTTGTTGGACTCATCGGTTTCAATGCTGAAACCAAGGTCGTTTTTGGGAAGAGGATGGGAGTGCGGTTTGATGCTACACCCCTCACACCAAATACTGTACTTATCTCATTTTACCGGTTCAAGAGAGAGATTTATAAAGCGATCCTTTTTCTTTCAAGTATGTGTTGAAACAGAATGTAAGGATTTTCGGGGCGTACCTAACTAAACTGAGTTAGTCCACATTTGATGATTATGTTAAAAGAATATATCATTTTCTTATCTCAGCACTTACAACATTTGTCACTATAGACCTATGACTTCATAATGATGGACTATCATTTTGAGATTGTGTAAAATGATCAAACTGTAATGGTCAGATTTCTTTTcgattaaaatgatttcattttttttacttgCTGAGAGGTCATCTATTTGCTTTTGTTTTTACTGATTGACCTTCGTGTCTGATTCTATTACTCCTAAATACCTACATTTTAAATCAGGACTCACGTTTTTGTGCCAGAAGATGAAGACCGATTTCATTACTTAACGTAGGCTACACATCTGTAGGGTTTGTGCAGTGCCAATTTGATTCCCAATTGTCGGAACAGTATATTTAAGACCAAGACATTTATTTTGAAAAACCGCAACAAGTCATGGCCCGGAAGTACTCTCGGCCAAAATACATCCTTTTGAGCTAGTTAGTTAACGTGAGCTAGAGCTTGTACTACAATTTTGAAATTTAAGACTGATTTTATCTGATAACTGACTGAGCGAGCAAGGTAACTAACCAATGACAAATGTTTCTTCATATCTGTTAGCTTTCTAGCACGTTTAAAACCAGAATGTTCGGTATATGCGCAACTTAATGTTGGCTAGTAGCTAACTGTACCCGTGGACTACAAAGCTAGTTAGCTGGTAGCGTtaatgtcagtctgtgtgttatCGTTACAGCCAGCATATTGTTTTTTACTGTACAACAGTATTATCCAGCGATCCTACAAAGCTTGAATACAGCCAAAGCTACTAATGTGGAAAGCTTGCCAGCATCTGTCAGACAGCAGTCATTGTACAATATTAGTTAGCAACATACTGTCATGACGCTTATAAAGTTAAACTAACTGAATGAACCctcttgtattgtttttctttatgCAAACAAAGCGTCCGTCATGTCTATGTCCCATCTCTATgggaagagagcaggggaggaggaggacggggttgAGTTTGAGAGCTTCGAGGTGACAGATTGGGACCTGGCCAATGAATTTAACccagagcgccgcagacataaaCAGACCAAGGAGGACACCATCTACGGAGTCTGGGCTGAGAGAGACTCCGATGACGAGAGACCCAGCTTTGGGGGAAAgaggtctgttgtgtgtgtttttttcaagAAGATGGCTGGCTGTGAAGTGGACAGATTGTAGACAGATCCACAGAAAAACGAAATACAGTTCCCCCACAAGGATACTCCTACTGTGGCTTACATAGTCAGATATTCATTATGAAGTCTGTCATGCAACTGTAGCCCGATGAGGATGTACAGCACAATTCACTTACAATAGACAAACATCATTATTGTATGtcactgctaaatgactgaaaggTAAACATAGCATATGTTACACCTGGCTAGCTTATTAAATGACATGTGAATGacgatgtatgtatgtgtgtgtgtcaggtccaAGGACTACACCGCCCCGGTGAGTTTTGTGAGTGCGGGGCTGAGGAAGCCTGCGGCTGAGGAGAAGACCCAGCagccgagagagggaggaagctcGGATTACTCTGACGACGATGACGACCCGCCCCCCGCgccggcccctcccccctcccgtgtCACCGCCCCCAAGAAACTGCAGACGGTGCGTTTCAACGCCATCGGCATCACGAGCattggacagggagagagggattcaTGTGTGTTGTTCTGATTGCATGCGTTCCTTCCCTACAACCCCTGTCTTGTTCCAGGGAGGTAACTTCCGAGTCAACCAATCCCAGAGGACCTTCGCGGCCGGTATCCGGGCAGGACAGGACATAGGCACCTGGGAAAAACACACGCGTGGGATTGGACAG
Above is a genomic segment from Osmerus mordax isolate fOsmMor3 chromosome 24, fOsmMor3.pri, whole genome shotgun sequence containing:
- the lsm1 gene encoding U6 snRNA-associated Sm-like protein LSm1 → MNYMPGTASLIDDVDKKHLVLLRDGRTLIGYLRSIDQFANLVFHQTVERIHVGKKFGDIPRGIFIVRGENVVLLGEIDMDKPCDTVLQQVSIEEILEEQRSQQQAKQETDKVKMQALKDRGLSVPKADNLDEY
- the bag4 gene encoding BAG family molecular chaperone regulator 4 isoform X2, with the protein product MHHHQMQSTPKSAWPANYNSENNNVNWNNAMAMPTYPSGHVYSPGQGQYSQNAFHPSNPFYCADQMPPGQQPGPYPAQCQGCPGPEQSTGGSGQSHGQHHHHHHYPAPHCQGGPGYPPGSYPHYGEGSHALPQNPPYPAGQGLHPRSQVEAWAHPGAYGPSHPQQHPQQHPQQHPQQQQPQQQWPPGTQPAHSHYGNPVRPAQPPAWPGTGTGAPPPYQPKDQHYTGPQPHQHQRAPQVGPKPRPAPSPNPPNGKPVDFSSPPQMYNRTVKGSGQTEPRPSQGEPSPCGPAPQPLGPQAPPQPQGPIGPQPLSDNPSLAKVQQIMARVLLLQEDVDEFVGKKSDKSYRYLEELLTKELLELDSVETQGLDTVRLARKEAVKRIQLILDRLEKKAF
- the bag4 gene encoding BAG family molecular chaperone regulator 4 isoform X1; this encodes MHHHQMQSTPKSAWPANYNSENNNVNWNNAMDASQYPGYPSNYWYPQSHCTGHYANAYPASGSDPQPPYNPQAMPTYPSGHVYSPGQGQYSQNAFHPSNPFYCADQMPPGQQPGPYPAQCQGCPGPEQSTGGSGQSHGQHHHHHHYPAPHCQGGPGYPPGSYPHYGEGSHALPQNPPYPAGQGLHPRSQVEAWAHPGAYGPSHPQQHPQQHPQQHPQQQQPQQQWPPGTQPAHSHYGNPVRPAQPPAWPGTGTGAPPPYQPKDQHYTGPQPHQHQRAPQVGPKPRPAPSPNPPNGKPVDFSSPPQMYNRTVKGSGQTEPRPSQGEPSPCGPAPQPLGPQAPPQPQGPIGPQPLSDNPSLAKVQQIMARVLLLQEDVDEFVGKKSDKSYRYLEELLTKELLELDSVETQGLDTVRLARKEAVKRIQLILDRLEKKAF